GTCGCGGTTGGCGTGCACGCGACGCCACTCGTCCTCGCCCTTCACCGACAGGTTGAGGCTGTCGTAGGGCGGGGCCGACACGCCACCGGCCCGCGTCGTGAAGCCGCCACGAGCCGGTGCCGGCAGACCCGCGTCGAGAAGATCCCGGAGCAGGTCGGGCACTGCTACTTGAGGAAGTCGGGGACGTCGAGGTCGTCCTCGAACACGACGGTACGACGGGGGGCAGCGGGCGCGGCCGGGGCGGCCGGCGCGCGGTAGCGCTGGGGCTCCGACGGCTCGTAGGTCGGGGCCGCCGGCTCCATGACGGGCTCCTCGACGACCTCGACGACCGGCTCGGGGCGGCGGCGCGGCTCGACGCGGCGCATCGGAGCGGGCGCGCCCGCGTCGAAGCCGGCGGCGATGACCGTGACGCGGACCTCGTCGCCGAGCGCGTCGTCGATGACCGCGCCGAAGATGATGTTGGCGTCGGGGTGGGCGGCATCGGCGACGAGCTGCGCGGCCTCATTGATCTCGAACAGGCCGAGGTCGCTGCCACCGGACACCGACAGCAGGACACCGTGGGCGCCGTCCATGCTCGCCTCGAGCAGCGGGCTCGCGATGGCCATCTCGGCGGCCGCGACCGCGCGGTCGTCGCCGCGGGCGGAGCCGATGCCCATGAGGGCGCTACCGGCACCGCTCATGACCGACTTGACGTCGGCGAAGTCGAGGTTGATCAGGCCCGGCGTCGTGATGAGGTCGGTGATGCCGGAGACACCCGACAGCAGGACCTGGTCGGCGCTCTTGAAGGCGTCCATGACCGAGACCTGCTTGTCGCTGATCGACAGCAGCCGGTCGTTGGGGATGACGATGAGCGTGTCGACCTCGGCGCGCAGGGCCTCGATGCCCTCCTCGGCCTGGGCCGCGCGACGGCGACCCTCGAAGGAGAACGGCCGGGTGACGACACCGATGGTGAGCGCCCCGAGCGAGCGGGCGACGGCCGCGACCACGGGCGCGCCACCGGTGCCGGTGCCACCACCCTCGCCCGCGGTGACGAAGACCATGTCGGCCCCCTTGAGGACCTCCTCGATCTCGTCGCGGTGGTCCTCAGCCGCCTGCCGGCCGACGTCAGGGGCCGCGCCGGCGCCGAGGCCGCGGGTGAGCTCGCGACCCACGTCGAGCTTGACGTCGGCGTCGCTCATGAGCAGCGCCTGCGCGTCGGTGTTGATCGCGATGAACTCGACGCCCTTGAGGCCGACCTCGATCATGCGGTTGACGGCGTTGACGCCACCGCCTCCGATACCGACCACCTTGATAACGGCGAGGTAGTTCTGCGGTGCAGCCACGGTGCGGAGGGCCTCTCGGTTCGCGGTGGCGCGGTCCCGTGCGGGGCCGCGCCGACGTGCTCGGGCGGGGTGACGGTGGCGAGGGGAAGGCACCACCGGCGGCTCGGGCGGGTCCCTCGCCGGCCTCCTCGGAGGCGGCTCGCGACCCTCACCCTCAGGTAGACGCTTACAGTTATGTCAACCTGTGCTTGGTGCCGGAGGCTACGGGAGGGCCTCACCGAGGGTCAACCCGCAGCTGTGCGACACGCGGCACACATCGCACCAGCCCCGGTCGTCAGGCTCACCGGGAGTGACCGCCGGCCCGCGGCTTCTGCGCGTACATGGCCCCGTCGGCCCGCGCGACGAGCCCGGCCGGGTCGTCCGCTCCCCCGCGCGACGTCGCCTCGCCGATGCTCACCCCCACCTGGAGGTCGAGGCTCCGGCCGTCCTCCTTCACGACCCGGACAGGTGCGGCCACGGCGCCGCGCAGGCGCTCCGCGAGCACGGCGAGGTCTCCGGGACCGACGCCCTCAGCGAGCACCACGAACTCGTCGCCGCCGAGCCGCGAGACGGTGTCCGACGGTCGCACGACCTGCGCCAGCCGCTGCGCGACGGCGATGAGGACCCGGTCACCGACGCCGTGCCCGTGCCGGTCGTTCACTAGCTTGAAGCCGTCGAGGTCGAGGAACAGCACCCCCGTGCTGCTCCCGCTGCGCGCGTCCCGGGACAGGGCGGCCCGCAGCCGCTCCTCGAGCAGCGCCCGGTTGGCGAGCCCGGTGAGCGGGTCGCGCACGGCACGCTCCGTGAGGGCTGCAGTCAGCGACCGCAGCTCCTGCTCGGCCTGCCGGCGCTCGGTGATGTCCTGGGCGGACACCGCCAGCCACGCCGGTCGGTCGTCGGAGCCGCGCACGACGGTGACGCCGTGCAGCACCCAGCGGACGCGACCGTCCTCGGTGACGTGGCGCTGCTCCGACGACAGGGCGCTGCTGCGTCCGTGCAGGAGCTCGTCGAGCTCGTCGGTGGCCCCGGACTCCGGCCGCAGCTGGGTGGCGACCTCGACGCCCACGAGGTCCTCGGGGCGACGGTCGAGCAGCGCGGCGTAGGTCGGGTTCGTCCGGATGTAGCGGCCGGCGAGGTCGGCCAGCGCCAGCCCGATCTCCGCGCGCTCGAAGAAGGTCTCGAAGACGTCGGGCGACTCAGCGAGCGTCGTCATCGTCCTACGGGCCGCCTGCG
The Mycobacteriales bacterium DNA segment above includes these coding regions:
- the ftsZ gene encoding cell division protein FtsZ — its product is MAAPQNYLAVIKVVGIGGGGVNAVNRMIEVGLKGVEFIAINTDAQALLMSDADVKLDVGRELTRGLGAGAAPDVGRQAAEDHRDEIEEVLKGADMVFVTAGEGGGTGTGGAPVVAAVARSLGALTIGVVTRPFSFEGRRRAAQAEEGIEALRAEVDTLIVIPNDRLLSISDKQVSVMDAFKSADQVLLSGVSGITDLITTPGLINLDFADVKSVMSGAGSALMGIGSARGDDRAVAAAEMAIASPLLEASMDGAHGVLLSVSGGSDLGLFEINEAAQLVADAAHPDANIIFGAVIDDALGDEVRVTVIAAGFDAGAPAPMRRVEPRRRPEPVVEVVEEPVMEPAAPTYEPSEPQRYRAPAAPAAPAAPRRTVVFEDDLDVPDFLK
- a CDS encoding diguanylate cyclase is translated as MPAPSESVSDEQASGGRAQAARRTMTTLAESPDVFETFFERAEIGLALADLAGRYIRTNPTYAALLDRRPEDLVGVEVATQLRPESGATDELDELLHGRSSALSSEQRHVTEDGRVRWVLHGVTVVRGSDDRPAWLAVSAQDITERRQAEQELRSLTAALTERAVRDPLTGLANRALLEERLRAALSRDARSGSSTGVLFLDLDGFKLVNDRHGHGVGDRVLIAVAQRLAQVVRPSDTVSRLGGDEFVVLAEGVGPGDLAVLAERLRGAVAAPVRVVKEDGRSLDLQVGVSIGEATSRGGADDPAGLVARADGAMYAQKPRAGGHSR